The nucleotide sequence ATCTGACCCATCGAGTGCCCAAGGTACCCTAAGGcaacgaacattggcgccgtctataGGGATCCTAAAGCAGACATGGAGCAGTTCCCCACGTCAGAGGAACTTTGTGAAGGAGGAGGGGTTCGCCTAAGCAGGGCGAGTTCGACAGCCCGCACCAGTGAACAACCGCGACCCTCCGCTCAGCTAAACCAGCCAATCTACACCAAGACCCCTAAAAGACGGTCCTTCGGAGGGACGGGAGCCGACACCGCTAAGATTATGCTGGAGCTTAGACACAGAGTGCAAAACCTCGAAAGGGAGCTAGCAACGAGGAGGCGATCCCACGGGGATGTCAGCCAATCCCGCACCCGCTTCCCCTCCCGGAGAAGCGACCTCCTGACCTACCCGAGGTAGATCCGAAAGCCGCGGGGAGTCCCAAAAGGAAAAAGCCAGGAAATGGTTGCAACCCATCATCATGGGAGCCACTCCCTTCCACCCCTCGATCCTCAAGGTCTGGCTTTCGAGAAATTTCGACAAGctaacggacatgaggtacgacgggACTAAGGACCCCCAGGAACACCTCACGGCATTGAAGCAAGAATGAATTTGGAGGGGGTAGGCGACGCCATCAGGTGCCGAGCATTCCCGGTGACACTGGTTGGCCCAGTAATCCGATGGTTTAACGCACTCCCACAGGGATCCATCACGACCTTCACAAACATCTGTCAAAGCTTCCTAGCTCGATTCACCACACGCATAGCCAAGGCAAAACACTCGATCAACTTGCTGGGGGTTACCCAAAAGCCCGGAGAGCTGACCAGAAAGTTCCTGGACAAATTCAACGATGACTGCTTGGAAATCGATGGCCTCACCAACTTAGTAGCCAGTCTCTGCCTGACGAACGGCTTGCTAAACAaggacttcagaaagcacctcacCACCAAGCTTGTCTGGACAATGCAAGAAATTCAAAGCGTGGCTAAAGAATACATCAACGACGAGGAGGTTAGCCAAGTCGTGGcggccaataaacggcagccctCGAACCCCTCGGCACGGCAGGCCCCCAAGTTGACAGATACAGGGAAGCTCCCAGGGACGGAACCTCGACAAAACAACCAAAACAACTCCCATGAGTAGGGAGGTTCACAAACTACACGAAACTCACGGCGCCCATAGTGGAAGTCTACCAGCAGATCACGGACAAGGGAATGATGTCCAGACCCAGACCATTGAAAGAAAGAACAGGGGAAACAAAAGTCTTTATTGTGATTACCATAAAGGGTTCAGTCACAAAACCCAGGATTGCTTCGATCTCAAAGACGCTTTAGAGCAAGCCATCAGGGAAGGAAAGTTGAGTGAGCTCTCCCGACTCATCCGAGAACCGAGAAGACGAGAGTGAGAACGCTCCAAAGAAGACTACAGCCGGACTGTCAAgccaagtgatgagcggatattttatacgctttttggggttaatttcatatagattttagtatgttttagttggtttttagtttattttcattagtttctaggcaaaatccacatttctagactttactatgagtttgtgtgtttttctgtaatttcaggtattttctggctgaaattgagggagctgagcaaaaatctgaatcaggctgaaaaaggactgctgatgttgttggattctgacctctctgcactcggaatggaatttctagagctacagaagtccaaatggcgcgtttccaattgagttggaaagtagacatccagtgctttccagaaatatataatagttcatactttactcaaggatagatgacgtaaactggcgttcaacgccagctctctgcccaattctggcgtccagcgccagaaacaagttgcaagttggagtttaacgccagaaaaggatccaaagctggcgttgaacgcccaaaacagccctatgcatgtGATAAGCTTTGgtcttagccccagcacacatcaagtgggccccagaagtggatttctgcactatctatcatagtttactcattttctataaacctaggttactagtttagtatttaaacaacttttagagatttattttggatctcatgacattttaaatctaaactttgtaccttttgacggcatgagtctctaaactccattgttgggggtgaggagctctgctgtgtctcgatgaattNNNNNNNNNNNNNggaaatgaacagtctaggaggactctggggtcatatgctaacccctctactgcttcatatgggagtagtatctgcataccctccattggagttagtagctttgagttaaattctcagctcattatcatggtgcagcaaagctgccagtattccgatcttccacaggaagaacctacagagtttctggcacaatttttacaaattgctgacacagtacatgataaggaaatagatcaggatgtctacagactattacttttccacttgctgtaaaagatcaagctaagaggtggttaaataaccaacctaaggccagcataaggacatggaaacagctgacagaaaaattcctgaatcaatactttcccccaaaacggatgacacagctaaggctggacatccaaggccttaaacaaggagataatgaatctctttatgatgcttgggagagatacagagagatgctacgaaaatgcccctctgaaatgttttcagagtgggttcagttagacatcttctattatgggcttgcagaaggagctcagat is from Arachis ipaensis cultivar K30076 chromosome B01, Araip1.1, whole genome shotgun sequence and encodes:
- the LOC107646787 gene encoding uncharacterized protein LOC107646787; the protein is MNLEGVGDAIRCRAFPVTLVGPVIRWFNALPQGSITTFTNICQSFLARFTTRIAKAKHSINLLGVTQKPGELTRKFLDKFNDDCLEIDGLTNLVASLCLTNGLLNKDFRKHLTTKLVWTMQEIQSVAKEYINDEEVSQVVAANKRQPSNPSARQAPKLTDTGKLPGTEPRQNNQNNSHE